In the genome of Malania oleifera isolate guangnan ecotype guangnan chromosome 5, ASM2987363v1, whole genome shotgun sequence, the window ACTTCTAAAGAAGACAATTCTCCCCATAATCAACCATTTTTGGCAGCCACAACTCTTCTTCTAAATTTGTCATGCTTGCAACAAAGCCATTTACCAGCAATTGCAATGTTAAAGGTGACCAGTCAATGCAAATGACCCACTTCTGAAGTAAGACCGGTCTGCCCAGAGTAAACCATGTTTGGCAGCCAAACCTTTTCTCCTAAACCTGTCCCACATGCAAGAGAATCTACAAATCCCTTTATCAAGGACTGCAATATTGAATATTTCCAATTTCCTAGCTCCTGAACTATCCTCTCTAAATGGCTGGTACACCCTGGTCTATGGATAATGTCCAGTCTTAAGTATGACAGACTCAAATTTGGACTCCTTACCTTTCTAGTTCATAAGAAATTCCTGTCTTCTCAAGCCTCCCAACTACTGAGGCCAAGATATTGAAAAGGGGCTGGAAGTATGTGGGAACTGGGAAGATTCAAAGACTGTTATTTACCGAAGCACGTATTCAACCTGCGAATGTTAATTCAAACCTGCAAGTCACCTATGAAATGAAATATCCATGCTACTGATCCTATACCTATCGTTTGTACAGAAGGCCAAGGTATGTAGTTGGCAATATTTCAACCCCAGAACCCAAATTGGAACCAAGGATCTTGATCTGTGCACATCTGTGAGTGGAAACAATGCAAGTTCTCCTAAATTCATTTGCGACCCACAGTGCTCCGGTCTATGGATACTGTCCAGTCTTAAATCTGACACTCTTAACTCAGCCATTATCTTCAGTTTTCACTCAGactattttattatttagttaGAAGATTAAGATTTTTCCTTGTGATATTGCGTCCCCTACATTCTAGTAGTTTTTTCCATGGTtcctttagttttttttaattataatctTGTTTGACATTTAGTTTTTCTTGATAACATGTGGTCTGGATTTGAATCAGTATTTGTACCTTTTCCTCTACAATTATACAtgttattgagaaaaaaaaaattgataaatcataattttatttcAGTCTGAACTTGAAAATCTATCCTTCATGTACACAAATGCCCAAGACCATGCGAAAGTCAAGAGAAGAGTTATGGACCTCTATAGGGAACACGAGAAAGAACTCATGGAGGTAATATTCTGTTGTGTGTGTTTATCCCTGCTACACGTTTAAGAATGCTAATTGTGAAAGTTGGCAAAGTTTTGATCCTAATGTTTTCTTATCAATTTTGTCTCCACTTAGCAAGCCTTTTGCATGTCTTAGGCAAACAAAATTTTGATGGAAAAGATTGAGAATGATGAGTTCTTAGGCCTCATGGCAGTGAAGACCGAAGTTCGTTCTGTATGTAAGGAGCCCTACAGGTCAAACAATGAACCTATCTAGTTGCATGcttgtttttcattttgttaatatcatgaatttattttttcttgttttcattATGTGCTATAATTATCAttctattttgttttattttttaaagcatGATAAATTATTATGCCTGTTGCCTGTGAGTTTGAAGGTGAAAcgacatatccaaaaagtaagcGTGGCTGAAATGAGAAAGTAAGGAATGATACATCCATAGTCAGCTAGGACTAGCATCTGTTTAAGATAAGGGAAGGGCAGCTAAAGATTTGGTTTGGGCTGTTAAGACCAAATAATGTTGTGCTAGTTGGAGAGTGATTTAGTCCATACTTGAAATTAGAGGCTACGGGAGGTAGAATGGTAGACTTAGTGTAACTTGGACTTAATAAGAAAGGATTTTTTACAGCACTATTAACTATTAGAGGACATTGCCCTTGATCATGCTGAATGATAGAAAAGGATTCATGCGATCAGCTAATGGGATTTTACGGCTTCGTTTTTATCTCTTTGTTCAAGGAGTTGGTTGGTTTCTATGTTAAATGTTAGGGAATGGTGATGTGGAACTTCTCGATTCAAATGGCAATTTGATGCATATGGTGATCATGAATAATGAAGGCCCATCTGTGCAGAATACTTGTGCAGTAAAATTAGATAATTAATCAGATAGCTAGTTTCTAAATTTGGTCATTTCTAGATGGCTAGACAATATTTACTGACCTTCAGATGTCAAGAGCCTTGGGTTTGTACTGCCTAAATTTTGGAGTAAAAGCTTGTGTATTATTTTCTCCCTTTATTTGATGAAAGGGGATACCTCCAAAATTTGGCTTTTTTCAGCATGATATTCTCCTTGATGCAAACAAGGAAGGCCAACAAACATTATATTATAAATTTAGCCATGATTAGTCGTTCTGGAAATCTGGGACATGATGTCATGTCTTTGATTTTTGAAGTGTTAAAACTGACACAGGATGATAAATGACAATAGGTCAAAATGTGACTGAGAATAGTTTCAGTACTTGAAACTTGTAAATTTGGCTGTGAAGCTATACAATTGAAATCTAGCCTTGTCATTGACGTGGATAAACTGGGAGTGGTTGGGGTAAATTAGTGAACTCTGGCTTGCAAGTGATAGTGAACTAAGTGAAGTAAAAACAGAGGGAACTACAAGAAGAGTGGGGGAAACCTTAAAAAGTGAGGACACTTTGCTGAAATGATGATGACCAAATCTTTTCTGATTATTTTCCCTTTTGTGTATTATTCACCCTTTTgtgtaccaatttttttttatttctgcaTCTTTGATATTTTGTGTGGTAATGACATTTAAATTATTCCAACTAAACGAAGAGAAATTTGGCCTAGTGTCCCTTCCCCTGGCCAAAGGGATTCAGATTCGACTATCCTATGGGGAGGTTCCGTGTGCATGTTATACCTATCAAATTTGGAGGAATTTGAGCACAATTTATGGAAAATTCCACAATGGCACTTTTTTCTCCTTAAAAACGTAAGTCTTCATTATGCGTGTGTATCTATTTTTTGGGGTGTGTATCTCGTTCAAGTTCCAAATTTCTCATTCAAATCAGAATGAAAGATCATGTCATGTTATTTTACACTGCATGTTGCATCTGTATTTACAGGGAGAGGTTAGAAATACTCAATAAAATGCTGAAGATGTGAAATAATCTTAAAAATTACTTTATGCTTGCAAACTGAGATATCAGGTGTAATCTCTACCCTCAGATCAACTCCATGGATGATATTCATGTTGTTGTTGGGTGACACAGGTGTGCATTTGATGTGGCATTGATTGCACATTTGCACCTGAATGATCTGTATTTACAGGGGGAGGTCAGAAATGCTCAATAATACACTGAAGATATGAAATAATCTTTTTAAAAATGACTGTAAAGTGTACACTTGCAAACTGAGATATCAGGTTTAATCTCCACTCTCAGATCAACTCCATAGATGATATTCATACTGTTGTTTGGTGACAGGGGCATGCATTGATGTAGGATTGATTGCACAATTGCACCCGAATGACTATTCTTGGGGTCTTAATAAAGCAGTATAGATGATCTTTAGCTTGTGATGACAAGTTCTTGTACTTTATGTCCTGTCATATTTTTTTGTATAGGAACTCTCTTTTCTGTTCTAAGTCTCTGTCTTGGTTATATTATTTTATAGTCTCTCTTCACACAATATTGTTAACACTGTTGCTGCTGTGAAATAAAGATTCTTTTCCTCCTTTTTATTTGCAGTATTTATAAAGCTGTGCTCAAATCTAGAGGTTCAATAAATGAGGTCAACCAGATTGCACAGGTTTTGTTGTGATATATGCCTTGAAATAACTTGGAAATGTTTGATGATGAAATTGGCCTGATGTTTTGTCTTTTGCTTCTTTACATATCGCTGGCCATCCATTATTCCAGCTTCGTATTATTGTAAAACCAAAGCCATGCATTGGAGTTGGGCCTCTATGTAGCGCACAGCAGGTGGATGGTCATTTCATGGGCATTTTCTTTCTTTACCACCTCTATACATTGTCTCCATTATGGCTATATCACTGTTTTGCCTCATGCAGATTTGCTACCATGTTCTTGGGCTGGTTCATGGAATCTGGACTCCTGTTCCTCGCTCTGTGCGTACTTCTCTCACTTCCTTTGTTAGGATTTTTTATCTTCAGTGATGGAAAAAATAAttgattttttattgaaaattgtTACCGTTTTTCTGTAACAGATTAAAGACTACGTTGCAACCCCAAAGCCTAATGGCTATCAAAGTCTGCATACAACTGTAATCCCGTTCCTTTATGAGAGCATGTTCAGGATGGAAGTTCAGGTCAGGGGTGCCCGCTACTTTTACGAATGCAAATTTATCTACTTTTATTTTCTCTTGTTGCTATGTTTTTCATTGCTTTTATAAGTTGTGAGCCTAGGTGTTAATCATTTTAAGTCTAGGATCATTTTGTTTCTTTGGATCATTGGCTTGAATTACAGGTAATTTATTCTGTTCCATTTTCAATTTATCTACATCTTGGCAGATAAGGACTGAAGAGATGGATCTAATAGCTGAGAGAGGAATTGCTGCTCATTATAGTGGGAGAGTATTTGTTACTGGTTTAGTTGGACATGCAAAGCCTAATGGTAGAATTTCAAGAGGGAAGCCAGTCCGTCTTAACAATGCAAACATAGCTCTCAGGGTATTTTGCTGTCCTCTGGGTCTTATTGTCATTGCTAACATCTTTTTTCAAAGGAATTCTTGGTAAGTCCTTTTAAGCCACCTGATTTCTATGCTAATTTTATGGATGAAGTCACCTCTTTCCTCCAGATTGGCTGGCTTAATGCAATTAGAGAATGGCAAGAGGAATTTGTTGGGAACATGAGCTCTAGGGAATTTGTGGACACTATCACAAGAGATCTGTTGGGTAGTCGTGTTTTTGTATTCACACCAAGGGGTGAGGTAAGAGGACAGGTTAGATTCTTGAGAAAATTGTGTGGTTCATTGTCTTAATCATCCTTCTAATATTATCTACAGATTAAAAATCTGCCAAGGGGCGCAACAGTTATTGACTATGCTTATATGATACACACTGAAATTGGCAACAAAATGGTGGCTGCAAAGGTTTTTCCTCCCTTCTGATTTGTAAATAATTGTATTCAAATATGAGACTTAATCATagctatattttcttttttttttagacaAAATGTGGACCTTGTTTATTTCATTGTTTTTCAGGTCAATGGTAATCTCGTTTCTCCCACACATGTTCTTGCGAATGCTGAAGTTGTAGAGATTATTACCTATAATGTTAGTATTTTTTTCAACCATCATTCTAATTTGCATTTTTGCTGAATGTGTGTAAAATATTTCCACCTAAACCAATTTAAATTCTCTTGTTCATGTTTCGTATGGCTGgttttcatattaaaaaaaacatGGTGGCTTGAATTTCTTAGGTATGTGAAAAAGGCACTGCAGTTCTTACTCAGAACTTATCAATCACATTTCAACATGGTGGACATTTTTGTTGTGATGGCGTGGTTTAGTGGAGCACAATATAGAGGGTCTGTGATCTTTGGAAGTTTCGAAATGTATACCTAGACTGTGTTAAACCAGAGAAATCAGATCAGTGATAGTGAGGAGTGTATAATCTTTATAAAATCACTCAACATAATATTCATTGCAGGGTTAGAGTGGATTCTATCTATTTTTGGAAGTTTAATTGTTTTATACTTTTAGTGATAATAATTTAATCCTGCTAAAAAAATTTGTGACACTGTTGAAACATTTCTGATGGCCACATAATGAAAATGACAACATGTTTTATGTATTGTCCCCTCTGCTATAATTTTTAGaaacatattaaaatttttttttctactatGTTGTGTAAAAAGTAATTTTCATTAGTCTTTCTAGACAATGTAGATTACTGATCTTCCATGTGTTTGGTGGTGATAGCTTTCTCTCGCCATGTCTACATTTTTTTCATGACTTGTGTCTTGATTCTGCGTCTCTCAAAGATCTCTGTTGTAAATAAATTTATAATCATTAAGCTTATTCATTCTGTTGGACATTCTACGTCTTATGTGGAGTTGTGTGGCAACATTTCACTACCTTAATAATCCCTCTCGTTGCTGCTTATCTATTGCCTTTGGCTGCTTTACTGGATCACTGATGGCTCACAATGTGTGTTCTATCAGGCATTGTCAAGCAAATCTGCTTTCCAGAGGCATAAGCAGTGGTTGCAACATGCAAAGACCCGTAGTGCCCGGCACAAGATTATGAAAGTAAGTTTTTCATTATCTGAAGTATGGATCGGATTCTTTTTTCGCGTCTGCTCTGTAATAAAAAATTTCATGTTATGTCTAGTTTTTGAGAGAGCAAGCTGCACTATCTGCTACTGAGATAACAGCTGATCGAGTAAATGACTTTGTTGCTGATCCTGAAGAGGACAGTGGATCCGGAAAGCTACCAGACTATTCCAAGGGGTTCAAATTTACATGGAAGAAAATGCTCATGAATGTAGCAGAAATGTCATCCTTGAGGAGGATTGGTGAAGATGCATTTCAtgttcaaaataatagtgtcccaGTACCTAAGGTTAATGGGAAACATAACAAGCACATGCAGCATATGAGTTTGAAGGCCACGGAGGAGCAATTATCACAAGGAAATGGTGTTGCCAAGATGATACAAGCTAACATTCCCATGTATAAGGAAGTTTTGCCTGGTCTGGTAAGTTGGCAAACTAGGAAGGTCGCCTCCTGGCATAATCTAGAAAGGCACTCCATTCAATGGTTGTGCATAATATGTATAGATCGGAAAGGTacttgtttctttctttctttctttctattttcctttttttttttttattaatttttatattttcataaatagtGCTCACGTTTCTTATATTCCCCTTTGCTATGACAAGTGGTGctttgaaaaatttaatttaagttttATGTACTTTTATGTTAGATTTGTTTGACAAAGAATATTTTTGTCTTCACCTAAATGCCTAAGCTTTTAGGTGTAGCGATTCttcaataacaacaacaaaaagcCTTATGTCTCACTATgtagggtcggctatatgaatccttttctgtcaATTCACGTGATTGAGGCATTTTCTTTAACTAACTTAAGAGTTATTACATCCTTCCTCACTACcatatttcaagttattttatgtcCATCCCTTTCTCTTTTAGTACTAGTTACAATGAGTAGCTCGCTCCTTCTCATTGGTGCACTAATTAATCTAAATTTCAAATTCCCAAAGCATCTAAGCCGCCCCTTCCTTACCTTATCCTCTACCGGTGTTATGCCAACTTATTGCAAATATGTTAATTTCTGAATTTAttctttaatgttataccactaaTCCACCTTAGCATGTGTATTTTGGTCACTTTCACTATTTTGAATGTGTTGTTTCCTAGTTGCCCAACATCAGATCCATAAAGCATGGGTGGTCTTATAGCTGTGCTGTtgaacttcccttttaattttaatggtattTTATGTTCACATAGCATAATTGACGcactccattttacccaacttgctgcTTTGGCTCTATGTACTAcgtcctcttcaatttctctttgtgcttgcataatatatgcaatatctcaaaatctattagtgttattgatttcttgattatcaagtttaatcttgtCATAATTATTTCTCCTTACACGGATAAAATTGCAtgttatatattttgttttatttctacttatcctaaaatctCTAGATTTTGAAGTTGTTCTCCAAAGATCTAATTTAGATTCTGTCCTGCTCTTACTTTcgttaatgaaaataatattatttgcAAACAATGCACGCCATGGGATCCCGTTTTGGATAttctagtaagttcatcaatcattgGTGCAAACAAATAAGTTTttaaagtagaaccttgatgtaaaTCTATTGTAATTGGAAATTTTCTAGGCTCTCCTCTTGCAGTCCTTATGCTAGCCGTTACTCCATCATACTTATctttaatgacatcaatatattTGTTGCATGTTCCCTTCTTTCCTAaaatccaccatagaacttccttaggtattctatcataagctttctctaagtcaataaaaaccatatgcaagttcttcacttttctctaaactttctattaatcttcttagTAGGTAAATAACTTCTGTTGtcgatctcctaggcataaaatcaaattaattttctaaaactcTTGTTTCTATTCTTATTCTTTGCCCAATTACTCTTCCCCATAGTCTTATCGTATAATTGACAAGTTTAACTCCCCGATAgtaattataattttgaatatcacttTTGTTTTTGTAAATAAGTATtaatgtacttttcctccattcatatgGCATCTCCTTGGTTTTTACtaagtgttgaatagattagttaatcaTATATTTCCTTTATCCCTTAGACATTgtcaaacttcaattgagatgttattTGGTTTTAAAGCCATCTTAACTTTAGTGACTAATTTTGTGAATGAAtattcaatttttcttcttttcttcatttATTACTTCTAGGCTTAAGctttcaatttggttttcatGAAACAAACTTATTAAAATATCTTTGCAACCTctcttttatgtttttttttattctagtTGTCAAGATgttatcattctcatcctttatgCATATTACATTCCCTAAATCGTTGCactttttttttctatagttCTAGCTAGTTTATatatgtctctttccccttcttttgtatctggTTTTATATATAGATTATCATAAGCTGTATCTTTAACTTCATTAACGACCTTTTTTGCCTCTTTTTTGCCACTTTATACTTTTCAATGTTTTCTACATTTCTATACCTTTGACATGTTCTTTACCAAATTCCTTTTGTCTGActgctttttggacatcttgatctcACTAGTAGCTTTTTTTGCTGCT includes:
- the LOC131155167 gene encoding putative GTP diphosphokinase RSH1, chloroplastic isoform X1: MASAPSMSVPVECVNICKFAKGDGSGRYDCSVLSCAWKAPRVLTGFLASTAHPVHSFVSLHERTRKRNRIKSRCEAPDERSYYSTKVSSTVLPGRLFRLSFPCVACGRWQLCCSSSLHSEAFDKVSPEMLWEDLRPTISYLPPKELELVNDALKLAFEAHDGQKRRSGEPFIIHPVEVARILGELELDWESIAAGLLHDTVEDTDVVTFERIGKEFGATVRHIVEGETKVSKLGKLKCNKENDSVQDVKADDLRQMFLAMTEEVRVIIVKLADRLHNMRTLCHMPPHKQSSIAMETLQVFAPLAKLLGMYQIKSELENLSFMYTNAQDHAKVKRRVMDLYREHEKELMEANKILMEKIENDEFLGLMAVKTEVRSVCKEPYSIYKAVLKSRGSINEVNQIAQLRIIVKPKPCIGVGPLCSAQQICYHVLGLVHGIWTPVPRSIKDYVATPKPNGYQSLHTTVIPFLYESMFRMEVQIRTEEMDLIAERGIAAHYSGRVFVTGLVGHAKPNGRISRGKPVRLNNANIALRIGWLNAIREWQEEFVGNMSSREFVDTITRDLLGSRVFVFTPRGEIKNLPRGATVIDYAYMIHTEIGNKMVAAKVNGNLVSPTHVLANAEVVEIITYNALSSKSAFQRHKQWLQHAKTRSARHKIMKFLREQAALSATEITADRVNDFVADPEEDSGSGKLPDYSKGFKFTWKKMLMNVAEMSSLRRIGEDAFHVQNNSVPVPKVNGKHNKHMQHMSLKATEEQLSQGNGVAKMIQANIPMYKEVLPGLVSWQTRKVASWHNLERHSIQWLCIICIDRKGIMADITAVLAAVGITICSCAAEIDRGKGMAVMLFHVEGSLDSLVNACSNIDQILGVLGWSTGCSWPCFVENHQFLEC
- the LOC131155167 gene encoding putative GTP diphosphokinase RSH1, chloroplastic isoform X2; its protein translation is MASAPSMSVPVECVNICKFAKGDGSGRYDCSVLSCAWKAPRVLTGFLASTAHPVHSFVSLHERTRKRNRIKSDLRPTISYLPPKELELVNDALKLAFEAHDGQKRRSGEPFIIHPVEVARILGELELDWESIAAGLLHDTVEDTDVVTFERIGKEFGATVRHIVEGETKVSKLGKLKCNKENDSVQDVKADDLRQMFLAMTEEVRVIIVKLADRLHNMRTLCHMPPHKQSSIAMETLQVFAPLAKLLGMYQIKSELENLSFMYTNAQDHAKVKRRVMDLYREHEKELMEANKILMEKIENDEFLGLMAVKTEVRSVCKEPYSIYKAVLKSRGSINEVNQIAQLRIIVKPKPCIGVGPLCSAQQICYHVLGLVHGIWTPVPRSIKDYVATPKPNGYQSLHTTVIPFLYESMFRMEVQIRTEEMDLIAERGIAAHYSGRVFVTGLVGHAKPNGRISRGKPVRLNNANIALRIGWLNAIREWQEEFVGNMSSREFVDTITRDLLGSRVFVFTPRGEIKNLPRGATVIDYAYMIHTEIGNKMVAAKVNGNLVSPTHVLANAEVVEIITYNALSSKSAFQRHKQWLQHAKTRSARHKIMKFLREQAALSATEITADRVNDFVADPEEDSGSGKLPDYSKGFKFTWKKMLMNVAEMSSLRRIGEDAFHVQNNSVPVPKVNGKHNKHMQHMSLKATEEQLSQGNGVAKMIQANIPMYKEVLPGLVSWQTRKVASWHNLERHSIQWLCIICIDRKGIMADITAVLAAVGITICSCAAEIDRGKGMAVMLFHVEGSLDSLVNACSNIDQILGVLGWSTGCSWPCFVENHQFLEC